The DNA region ATGCTCAGCCAAACCGCTTTCCGCATGGGGAAACTCCTTGCACACATCTTGTGCGGCCGAAACCGCCGGGGATGCAGCCGCCTAAAGTCTTGCCGGACCACCGCGGCCCATGTAGTTATATCCTCCGGGCATCATCACCCGGACCAACGGATACCCCAATTTTCGCAATCGTGACAATGCGCTACGACCTGACGACCCTGCCCATCTCCAAGGCCATCGCCCTGGTGGCCGTGCCGGCGTCCATCGGCTTCTTTTTCCACACCATGTACAACGTGGTGGACACATTCTTTGCCGGGCACATCTCCACCGTGGCCATGGCCGCGCTGTCTCTGGCTTTTCCGCTCTTCTTCGCCATCACGTCGCTGGGCAACGGCCTGGGCACCGGCGCCACGGCGCTGATCGGCCACGCCCTGGGCGCCGGGGACGAGAAGTCCGCCCGGCTGTTCACCCAGCAGGCCCTCTCCTTCGGCGCCCTCGCCTCCCTTGTGCTCACCGTGGTGGGCATCGCGGCCTCGCCCATGCTTTTCCGCATCCTCGGAGCCGAAGGACAGTACCTGGAGCTGTGTCTGGAGTACATGGACGTCATCTTTGCCGGGTCGTTCTTCTTCATCCTCATCTACATGTTCAACGCCTCGCTGAACGCGCAGGGGAACACGAAGATCAACAGGAACTTTTTGATCTTCAGCTTCTTTGCAAACTGCGTGCTGGATCCGTGGTTCGTGCGCGGCGGCCTGGGCCTTCCGCCCATGGGCGTCCGGGGCATCGCCCTGGCCACGGTGCTCATCCAGGTGGCGGGCTCGGTGTACATGGGCTTCCGCACCTGGCAGAGCGGCCTGCTCTGCGTGACCTGCTGGCAAGACTTCATTCCCCGGCGCGAGCCCTGGGCCGAGATCGCCAGGCAGGGATTTCCGGCCAGCATCAACTTCTTCACCATCGGGCTCGGCATTTTCGT from Oceanidesulfovibrio marinus includes:
- a CDS encoding MATE family efflux transporter, with product MRYDLTTLPISKAIALVAVPASIGFFFHTMYNVVDTFFAGHISTVAMAALSLAFPLFFAITSLGNGLGTGATALIGHALGAGDEKSARLFTQQALSFGALASLVLTVVGIAASPMLFRILGAEGQYLELCLEYMDVIFAGSFFFILIYMFNASLNAQGNTKINRNFLIFSFFANCVLDPWFVRGGLGLPPMGVRGIALATVLIQVAGSVYMGFRTWQSGLLCVTCWQDFIPRREPWAEIARQGFPASINFFTIGLGIFVITYFISQFGEAAVAAYGIATRVEQIALLPTIGLNVATLTIVAQSYGAGLGGRVFAVRAKALKHGAVIMIFGTLLVFFGARLLLSFFTKDAEVVAIGAEYLHISAFALYAYVILFVNVASLQGVKRPMFAVWIGLARQIVFPIIVFSLLVHVLDVGTLGIWWGIFAITWTAAVISIFYANHLLHKVIASMPKKRASGAKA